Proteins encoded by one window of Methylovirgula ligni:
- a CDS encoding alpha/beta fold hydrolase has product MLNRRRFSAGLAAITAASLTSTRGMAAAPPKARNVVLVHGLFADGSCWSEVIARLQAAGLNATAVQNPLTTLPEAVASAQRVLARQDGPTVLVGHSFSGMIVTDAGVHPNVSALVYVAARAPDAGEDYTALAKKFPTPPASAGIIFDGDEGRLSEAAFLRDFAGDLPEAKAKVLYAVQEPFHKALLAGRTTHAAWRSKPSFYAVSTEDRTINPDLERFMAKRMGARTIEVKSSHLSLISHPDEITNLILEAAGQRG; this is encoded by the coding sequence ATGTTGAACAGGCGTCGTTTTTCGGCCGGTCTTGCGGCGATAACCGCGGCTTCGCTGACGTCCACCCGCGGCATGGCTGCGGCTCCGCCCAAGGCGCGCAACGTGGTTCTCGTGCACGGGCTATTCGCCGACGGGTCATGCTGGTCCGAGGTGATCGCGCGCCTCCAAGCCGCGGGGCTCAATGCCACGGCCGTGCAAAACCCGCTGACGACACTGCCTGAAGCAGTGGCCTCAGCGCAGCGCGTACTCGCGCGGCAGGATGGCCCGACGGTTCTGGTTGGGCATTCCTTTTCCGGGATGATCGTCACCGACGCTGGCGTGCATCCCAATGTCTCGGCGCTGGTCTATGTGGCGGCGCGCGCGCCGGACGCGGGCGAGGATTATACGGCGCTGGCCAAGAAATTTCCGACCCCGCCAGCGTCGGCCGGCATTATCTTCGACGGCGACGAGGGGCGGCTCAGCGAAGCTGCGTTCCTGCGCGATTTCGCCGGCGACCTGCCGGAAGCCAAGGCCAAGGTTCTCTATGCGGTGCAAGAGCCGTTTCATAAGGCGCTGCTCGCCGGCAGGACCACACATGCGGCCTGGCGCTCGAAGCCGAGCTTCTATGCCGTTTCAACGGAAGACCGGACGATCAACCCCGATCTCGAGCGTTTCATGGCCAAACGCATGGGTGCCAGGACGATCGAAGTGAAGTCGAGCCATCTGTCGCTGATCTCGCACCCCGATGAGATCACGAATCTCATCCTCGAGGCGGCGGGGCAGCGCGGCTAG
- a CDS encoding NAD-dependent succinate-semialdehyde dehydrogenase encodes MAYASTNPYTGEVAKTFPDATDAEVIQAIEKAHAAFLAWRKTSFVERAKIMQKAADLMRKNSDAYAKLLTLEMGKLISEAKAEVELSAEIFEYYALNARVLLAPEKLPVANLAEGEAVLVHDPLGVLLAVEPWNFPYYQVARIIAPQLSAGNTILLKHAGIVPQSAAACEKLMREAGLPDGAFINLYAAHSQIELILNHPLVRGVALTGSEGAGAMIAAAAGQAMKKSTLELGGADAFVVLADAELEKTVKWAVFGRHWNGGQVCVSSKRMIIDKSIYDQFHDLYTAGVAGLRAGDPFDPATTLAPLSSQSAADELKDKIRQAVAQGATATEVGPKVPNRGAFVQPTILTNVAADNPARYWEFFGPVSMLFRAEDEDDAVRIANDSPFGLGGSVFTSNPRHGAKVAKRISTGMVFVNHPTMVKADLPFGGIRHSGYGRELLGLGIKEFVNHKLIDVVDIDAPF; translated from the coding sequence ATGGCCTATGCGAGCACCAATCCCTACACCGGCGAGGTGGCGAAGACATTTCCCGATGCCACCGACGCGGAAGTGATCCAGGCCATCGAGAAGGCACATGCGGCGTTCCTCGCCTGGAGAAAGACATCCTTCGTCGAGCGCGCGAAGATCATGCAAAAGGCCGCGGATCTCATGCGTAAAAATAGTGACGCTTACGCCAAGCTTCTGACGCTCGAAATGGGCAAGCTGATTTCCGAGGCCAAAGCCGAAGTCGAACTCTCGGCGGAAATCTTCGAATATTATGCCTTGAATGCGCGCGTCTTGCTCGCGCCGGAAAAACTGCCTGTCGCCAATCTTGCCGAAGGGGAGGCCGTCCTCGTCCACGATCCGCTCGGCGTTCTGCTGGCGGTCGAGCCGTGGAATTTTCCGTATTATCAGGTCGCGCGCATCATCGCCCCGCAACTCTCCGCCGGCAATACGATCTTGCTCAAACATGCCGGGATCGTCCCGCAAAGCGCAGCCGCGTGTGAAAAGCTCATGCGCGAAGCGGGCCTGCCGGATGGCGCTTTCATCAACCTTTATGCCGCGCATTCGCAGATCGAGCTTATTCTCAACCATCCGCTTGTCCGCGGCGTTGCGCTCACGGGCTCGGAGGGCGCGGGCGCCATGATCGCCGCGGCGGCCGGGCAGGCGATGAAGAAATCGACACTGGAGCTTGGCGGCGCCGATGCTTTCGTCGTGCTCGCCGACGCCGAACTGGAAAAGACAGTCAAATGGGCGGTCTTCGGCCGGCACTGGAATGGCGGACAGGTCTGCGTGTCGTCCAAACGAATGATTATCGACAAAAGCATCTACGATCAGTTCCATGATCTTTATACGGCCGGCGTCGCGGGTTTGCGCGCGGGCGATCCCTTCGACCCCGCGACGACGTTGGCGCCCTTGTCCTCACAGAGCGCCGCCGACGAACTGAAGGACAAGATTCGCCAGGCGGTGGCGCAAGGCGCGACGGCGACGGAAGTCGGCCCCAAAGTTCCCAATCGCGGCGCCTTCGTGCAGCCGACCATTTTGACAAATGTCGCCGCGGATAATCCGGCGCGCTACTGGGAATTTTTCGGTCCGGTGTCGATGCTGTTCCGTGCCGAGGACGAGGATGACGCCGTGCGGATCGCCAACGATTCCCCTTTCGGGTTGGGCGGTTCGGTGTTCACGTCCAACCCGAGACATGGCGCGAAAGTCGCCAAGAGAATCTCGACTGGCATGGTCTTCGTCAATCATCCGACGATGGTGAAGGCCGACTTGCCCTTTGGCGGCATCCGCCACTCCGGTTATGGGCGCGAATTGCTCGGCCTCGGCATCAAGGAGTTCGTCAACCACAAGCTGATCGACGTGGTCGATATCGACGCGCCGTTCTGA
- a CDS encoding SDR family oxidoreductase, protein MSKVLVTGGSGFIAGHVIVVLLQAGHEVRASLRNLSRADEVKANVRAGGADPEHGLSFVEADLNGDAGWDAAAQGCDYVQHVASPLPFEGPENEDELIRPARDGTLRVLRAARDAGVKRVVLTSSFAAVGYGHGNRAKPFTEADWTNLESPEVGAYPKSKTIAERAAWDFIQNEGGAPELSVVNPVAVFGPVLGPGAKSSVRIIRMMLDGHMRFAPHMGFGLVDVRDVADLHLRAMTDPKAKGERFIAVAGEPMWMIDVARVLREKFGPAAAAAPRREIPNWIVRLLAPFVPMLRQIAPQLGILRRASNAKARNVLGWSPRSNEEAIAATGEALLRLGVVKPKAAG, encoded by the coding sequence GTGAGCAAGGTTTTGGTGACGGGCGGATCGGGCTTCATTGCAGGTCATGTGATCGTCGTGCTTCTACAGGCCGGCCATGAGGTGCGCGCGAGCTTGCGCAATCTCTCGCGCGCCGACGAAGTGAAAGCCAATGTCCGCGCCGGCGGCGCCGATCCCGAGCACGGCCTTTCCTTTGTCGAAGCCGATCTCAATGGCGACGCTGGCTGGGATGCAGCGGCGCAGGGCTGCGATTATGTCCAGCATGTCGCGTCACCCCTGCCGTTTGAGGGGCCGGAGAATGAGGATGAGCTGATCCGACCCGCGCGGGACGGCACGCTCCGCGTGCTCAGGGCCGCGCGCGATGCGGGCGTGAAGCGCGTCGTGCTGACCTCGTCCTTCGCGGCGGTTGGCTATGGCCACGGCAACCGGGCGAAGCCGTTCACCGAGGCCGACTGGACAAATCTCGAAAGCCCCGAAGTCGGGGCTTACCCAAAATCCAAGACAATCGCCGAACGCGCGGCCTGGGATTTTATCCAGAACGAGGGCGGCGCGCCGGAATTGAGCGTCGTCAATCCCGTTGCCGTCTTCGGACCCGTGCTCGGGCCGGGCGCGAAGAGTTCGGTGCGGATTATCCGCATGATGCTCGATGGCCATATGCGCTTCGCGCCGCACATGGGCTTCGGCCTCGTCGACGTGCGCGATGTTGCCGATCTGCATTTGCGCGCGATGACCGATCCCAAGGCGAAGGGCGAGCGTTTCATCGCCGTGGCGGGCGAGCCGATGTGGATGATCGATGTGGCGCGCGTGCTGCGCGAGAAATTTGGCCCCGCCGCCGCGGCGGCGCCGAGACGCGAGATCCCGAATTGGATCGTCAGGCTGCTCGCGCCTTTCGTCCCAATGCTGCGTCAGATCGCACCGCAGCTCGGCATCCTGCGCCGTGCTTCAAATGCGAAAGCCCGCAATGTGCTCGGCTGGTCGCCGCGCTCGAACGAAGAGGCCATCGCTGCGACCGGCGAGGCTTTGCTGCGGCTCGGCGTCGTGAAACCGAAGGCGGCCGGATGA
- a CDS encoding MerR family transcriptional regulator, which produces MKIGEIAQRAGVSTSRLRFYEAKGLLRASRSANGYRSYEAKTVKIVGIIERAQHLGFSLREIAALLAMPPEQRKRPEAFIPYVEAKLREIDAHLREVQKRRRELRNLLEQLVAESKSGKTLKRYR; this is translated from the coding sequence ATGAAGATCGGCGAAATCGCGCAGCGCGCGGGCGTGAGCACTTCGCGGCTGCGTTTCTACGAAGCAAAAGGCCTTCTACGCGCGAGCCGAAGCGCCAACGGCTATCGTTCCTACGAAGCCAAAACCGTGAAAATCGTCGGGATCATCGAACGGGCGCAGCATCTCGGCTTCTCGCTCAGGGAAATCGCCGCCTTGCTGGCCATGCCGCCCGAGCAGCGAAAGCGGCCGGAGGCTTTCATTCCGTATGTTGAGGCGAAGCTGCGCGAGATCGACGCGCATCTCCGCGAGGTGCAAAAGCGCCGGCGCGAGCTGCGGAATCTTCTGGAGCAGCTCGTCGCCGAGAGCAAAAGTGGAAAAACCCTGAAACGCTACCGATGA
- a CDS encoding AEC family transporter — MQQVLLICICLVIGLVLRWTKRLPDTASKVMGGWVINVALPAAALRSVHDLTLQPAWWLAAATPWIGVILAILILVPLCRALGWSRHRTGALLLVAGWGNTSFVGLPMITAFAGSQWLGLGIVIDLFGSYLALSTLGLAIATIADAGHLHLRTIVKRIATFPPFIAILIAFATNHLGRPEWLSQTIDALADTLTPLALAAVGFALRFDRLAGHLLLPLGVGLVCRLFVAPLAIFLMYVGLGHVGDPESKVAILEMAMPPMLGASIIAMDHDLEPDLVALLIGVGVPLSMLTAWGWWSFIASW, encoded by the coding sequence TTGCAGCAGGTTCTCTTGATATGCATCTGTCTGGTGATCGGCCTCGTGCTGCGCTGGACGAAGCGGCTGCCGGACACGGCGTCAAAGGTCATGGGCGGCTGGGTGATCAATGTCGCCCTGCCGGCCGCCGCCTTGCGCAGCGTACATGACCTTACACTGCAGCCCGCCTGGTGGCTCGCGGCGGCGACACCGTGGATCGGCGTGATCCTTGCGATCCTGATCCTCGTTCCGCTTTGCCGGGCTCTCGGATGGTCGCGGCATCGGACCGGCGCGCTGTTGCTGGTCGCGGGCTGGGGCAACACTTCCTTTGTCGGCCTGCCGATGATTACCGCTTTTGCCGGCAGCCAATGGCTCGGCCTCGGCATTGTCATCGATTTGTTCGGTTCCTATCTCGCCCTGTCTACTCTGGGCCTCGCCATCGCGACCATTGCGGATGCGGGCCATCTCCATTTGCGTACGATCGTGAAACGGATTGCGACTTTTCCGCCTTTCATCGCGATCCTGATCGCGTTCGCGACCAATCATCTCGGGCGGCCCGAATGGCTGAGCCAGACCATCGATGCTCTCGCCGATACGCTGACGCCGCTCGCGCTCGCGGCGGTCGGCTTCGCGTTGCGTTTCGACCGCCTTGCGGGCCACCTCCTTCTGCCGCTCGGTGTCGGGCTCGTCTGCCGGCTGTTCGTCGCGCCTCTGGCGATTTTTCTCATGTATGTCGGCCTCGGCCACGTCGGCGATCCCGAATCCAAGGTCGCGATTCTGGAAATGGCGATGCCGCCCATGCTCGGGGCGAGTATCATCGCCATGGATCACGATCTCGAACCTGATCTCGTCGCATTGCTCATCGGCGTCGGCGTTCCGCTGTCGATGCTGACAGCCTGGGGCTGGTGGTCGTTCATCGCGTCGTGGTGA